The Pyrobaculum sp. 3827-6 genome has a segment encoding these proteins:
- a CDS encoding V-type ATP synthase subunit F, translating to MHIVIGDRTTVALFKLMGFEGRPVEEPAEALNFVVKNLDVYDAIFITSKIARVIRKELDEIRMRNPRKLVVEVPSVEEGMEREVNYLQIVRQVLGG from the coding sequence ATGCATATCGTAATTGGCGACAGAACTACAGTGGCCTTATTTAAGCTAATGGGATTTGAGGGCAGGCCCGTCGAGGAGCCGGCGGAGGCGCTTAACTTCGTAGTGAAAAATCTCGATGTGTATGACGCCATCTTCATAACTTCTAAAATAGCGCGGGTTATTAGGAAGGAGCTAGATGAGATAAGGATGAGAAATCCTCGTAAGCTTGTGGTTGAGGTGCCGAGCGTAGAGGAGGGCATGGAGCGGGAGGTAAATTATCTACAGATCGTGAGGCAGGTTTTGGGCGGATAA
- a CDS encoding C2H2-type zinc finger protein, translated as MENRLCFACTEQRYAKPTTRVRCSVCKKEVSWRHVVSHYAEHGKKSGNDVVCPICNAKVKSQEYRRHVRMHFAVKSAPGYVCGICGRGFVTLRSLLVHLLKTHE; from the coding sequence ATGGAAAATCGGCTGTGTTTCGCATGTACTGAGCAGAGGTACGCAAAACCGACCACCAGGGTTAGGTGCTCTGTGTGTAAGAAAGAGGTTAGTTGGAGGCATGTTGTCTCCCACTACGCCGAGCATGGAAAGAAAAGCGGCAACGACGTCGTCTGCCCCATATGCAACGCTAAGGTGAAGAGCCAGGAGTATAGACGGCATGTTAGAATGCACTTCGCGGTGAAAAGCGCGCCGGGCTATGTGTGCGGCATCTGCGGCAGGGGATTCGTAACTCTGCGGTCGTTGCTCGTACACCTATTGAAAACTCACGAGTAA
- a CDS encoding CDP-2,3-bis-(O-geranylgeranyl)-sn-glycerol synthase, producing MDLVAFFILIWPPYVANGSAVFSSRLKTRHPLDFGKTLWDGRRIFGDGKTFEGLAIGVTAGSTIGYLPNLLSPHITLLDAFVLSTAAVLGDLLGAFIKRRLCMPRGYPAFPLDQLDFLLTAFLVYSLYAEIPPIYILAAVIITPLIHRATNYAAYVLKLKREPW from the coding sequence ATGGATCTTGTCGCTTTTTTCATCCTAATCTGGCCCCCATACGTGGCGAACGGCTCCGCAGTCTTCTCATCCCGACTCAAGACGCGCCACCCCCTAGACTTTGGGAAAACGCTGTGGGACGGCAGGAGGATTTTTGGAGACGGAAAAACTTTTGAAGGACTCGCCATAGGCGTCACGGCGGGGTCAACCATAGGCTACCTCCCCAACTTGCTCTCTCCCCACATCACCCTCCTGGACGCTTTTGTCCTGTCGACGGCGGCGGTGCTCGGCGACCTCCTAGGCGCGTTCATAAAGCGGAGGCTCTGCATGCCTAGGGGATACCCAGCCTTCCCACTTGACCAGCTAGACTTTCTCTTAACAGCCTTCCTAGTATACAGCCTATACGCAGAGATCCCGCCTATCTACATACTGGCGGCTGTGATAATCACCCCCCTTATACACAGGGCCACTAACTACGCCGCGTACGTCCTTAAGCTGAAGAGGGAGCCGTGGTGA